The following proteins are encoded in a genomic region of Hippocampus zosterae strain Florida chromosome 2, ASM2543408v3, whole genome shotgun sequence:
- the pdyn gene encoding proenkephalin-B, whose product MEWYVLVLMLSLPHSMHAHCSSQCHKCLQHILKPNSAYRSLWCGVLCEDEPALCERLEDVIYESEKAQRDEAEERGSKQADAQLTKRLDQSTKELLSSPWRDKYVAAKVADLLKKTTGERAANEVAEEVEDSSEGDAPRGHDHVKRYGGFLRKFGTKSKRDESGEPEELQKRYGGFMRRIRPKLNNIKWDKRYGGFLRRHFKISVRSAEEPFSSDYDDRSRETR is encoded by the exons ATGGAGTGGTATGTCCTGGTGCTGATGCTGAGCTTGCCCCACTCTATGCACGCACATTGTTCTTCACAGTGTCACAAGTGCTTGCAGCATATCCTCAAACCCAACAGCGCCTACAGGAGCTTG TGGTGCGGCGTGTTGTGTGAGGACGAACCGGCGTTGTGTGAGCGGCTGGAGGACGTGATATACGAAAGTGAGAAGGCGCAAAGGGATGAAGCGGAGGAAAGAGGCAGCAAACAAGCCGACGCGCAGTTAACGAAGAGGCTGGACCAGAGCACCAAGGAGCTACTCTCCTCCCCATGGCGGGACAAATACGTCGCAGCCAAAGTGGCAGACTTGTTGAAGAAAACGACCGGGGAGAGAGCAGCAAACGAAGTGGCAGAAGAAGTTGAAGACAGCTCGGAGGGAGACGCGCCGCGCGGCCACGATCACGTGAAACGTTACGGCGGCTTTTTACGCAAGTTCGGCACCAAGTCCAAGAGAGACGAGTCCGGGGAGCCCGAGGAGCTTCAGAAGCGCTACGGGGGCTTCATGAGGCGGATCAGACCCAAACTGAACAACATCAAGTGGGACAAGCGCTACGGTGGCTTCCTGCGTCGTCACTTCAAGATCTCGGTGCGCTCCGCCGAGGAGCCTTTCTCTTCCGACTACGACGACCGCAGTCGAGAAACGAGATGA
- the gmeb2 gene encoding glucocorticoid modulatory element-binding protein 2 isoform X2, with protein MASADVKMPEMSEVVIVTVSDDTSVAEEDKAVLVAAQLSHQPGEQVLTVTHVENDDSSKPGSLSNEEAVIVKLTEEVDMEADVLYPITCGDATATLVWKKFVCPGINVKCVQFNDQLISPKEFVCLAGKSTLKDWKRAIRLNGTMLRKIMDSGELEFYHHAKVCSNTCRSTKIDLLGTKLATGSDQSADLAAATSSIAYLNGDSRPEGSEGPSEGVTAVGEDALSFWRALKDAGLLEEVIEDFQKELQEVLKGLHERVCEPSLQVKDAALLDSIVHNFGMLDLVKKVLSSHKSQMDHYREQYTSSLAALEQQCDEHRKRAKELKSKSQHLNSVLMNLAPAAPAPKRSRMGRIVGPAPTQVAMPLSQLSAVPLGKLLTVAGHPAATNLGGYTLLTSPLNGSELAADASNLTVLSAVAGQEGTSSESGTVVSSTFVKMVSPQFQLVTLQGLAAAQNTSIAQPVGSVAVVDGTATTTDIFLQGVHAGENEEGQHNEVRVDDMQQLVEQQ; from the exons ATGGCCTCAGCTGACGTAAAAATGCCAGAAATGAGTGAGGTCGTAATTGTGACAGTGTCCGATGACACGTCTGTGGCGGAGGAGGATAAAGCGGTGTTGGTGGCCGCACAGCTCAGCCATCAGCCAGG GGAGCAGGTTCTCACAGTCACTCATGTGGAAAATGATGATTCGAGTAAACCAGGTTCCTTGTCCAATGAGGAAGCAGTAATTG TGAAGCTAACAGAGGAGGTGGACATGGAGGCTGATGTGCTGTaccccatcacgtgtggagatGCCACAGCCACATTGGTGTGGAAGAAGTTTGTTTGCCCCGGGATTAATGTGAAATGTGTCCAG TTTaatgatcaactcatcagcCCCAAGGAGTTTGTCTGCCTTGCAGGCAAGTCCACACTGAAGGACTGGAAAAGAGCCATCCGACTCAACGGTACCATGCTCAG GAAGATCATGGATTCCGGCGAGCTGGAATTCTATCATCACGCAAAGGTCTGCTCCAACACCTGCCGCAGCACAAAGATTGACCTATTGGGAACTAAATTGGCCACCGGCTCAGACCAGTCTGCTGACCTGGCTGCTGCCACCTCATCCATTGCTTACT TGAATGGAGACTCCCGCCCTGAGGGATCAGAGGGACCTTCAGAGGGAGTCACAGCCGTTGGAG AGGATGCGCTGTCATTCTGGCGTGCACTGAAGGACGCAGGGCTGCTGGAGGAGGTGATTGAGGACTTCCAGAAGGAGCTCCAAGAGGTCCTAAAGGGGCTACACGAGAGAGTGTGTGAGCCATCACTGCAGGTCAAAG aTGCAGCTTTGCTTGACAGCATCGTGCACAACTTTGGAATGCTGGATCTTGTGAAGAAGGTTTTGAGCAGTCATAAGAGCCAGATGGACCATTACAGAGAGCAGTACACCAGCAGCCTCGCTG CTCTTGAGCAACAGTGTGATGAGCACAGGAAGCGAGCCAAGGAGCTGAAAAGCAAATCTCAACACCTCAACAGCGTCCTGATGAACCTCGCGCCTGCAGCCCCGGCGCCCAAACGCTCCCGGATGGGACGCATTGTCGGTCCCGCGCCCACACAGGTCGCGATGCCTCTCAGCCAGCTGAGCGCCGTGCCACTCGGCAAGCTCCTGACCGTAGCGGGTCATCCAGCTGCCACCAACCTGGGCGGCTACACTCTGCTGACCTCGCCGCTCAACGGCTCGGAGCTGGCGGCCGACGCTTCCAACCTGACGGTGCTCTCCGCTGTGGCGGGTCAAGAGGGGACGTCTTCAGAGAGCGGCACTGTCGTCTCTTCGACCTTTGTCAAAATGGTCAGCCCTCAGTTCCAGTTGGTGACGCTGCAGGGCCTGGCCGCCGCACAAAACACGAGCATCGCACAGCCGGTCGGCAGCGTTGCTGTGGTGGACGGCACGGCCACAACCACAGACATTTTCCTACAGGGAGTCCACGCTGGTGAGAATGAAGAAGGTCAGCACAATGAGGTGAGAGTGGATGACATGCAGCAGCTGGTGGAGCAGCAATGA
- the gmeb2 gene encoding glucocorticoid modulatory element-binding protein 2 isoform X1: MASADVKMPEMSEVVIVTVSDDTSVAEEDKAVLVAAQLSHQPGEQVLTVTHVENDDSSKPGSLSNEEAVIVKLTEEVDMEADVLYPITCGDATATLVWKKFVCPGINVKCVQFNDQLISPKEFVCLAGKSTLKDWKRAIRLNGTMLRKIMDSGELEFYHHAKVCSNTCRSTKIDLLGTKLATGSDQSADLAAATSSIAYLNGDSRPEGSEGPSEGVTAVGEDALSFWRALKDAGLLEEVIEDFQKELQEVLKGLHERVCEPSLQVKDAALLDSIVHNFGMLDLVKKVLSSHKSQMDHYREQYTSSLAGQSLEQQCDEHRKRAKELKSKSQHLNSVLMNLAPAAPAPKRSRMGRIVGPAPTQVAMPLSQLSAVPLGKLLTVAGHPAATNLGGYTLLTSPLNGSELAADASNLTVLSAVAGQEGTSSESGTVVSSTFVKMVSPQFQLVTLQGLAAAQNTSIAQPVGSVAVVDGTATTTDIFLQGVHAGENEEGQHNEVRVDDMQQLVEQQ, translated from the exons ATGGCCTCAGCTGACGTAAAAATGCCAGAAATGAGTGAGGTCGTAATTGTGACAGTGTCCGATGACACGTCTGTGGCGGAGGAGGATAAAGCGGTGTTGGTGGCCGCACAGCTCAGCCATCAGCCAGG GGAGCAGGTTCTCACAGTCACTCATGTGGAAAATGATGATTCGAGTAAACCAGGTTCCTTGTCCAATGAGGAAGCAGTAATTG TGAAGCTAACAGAGGAGGTGGACATGGAGGCTGATGTGCTGTaccccatcacgtgtggagatGCCACAGCCACATTGGTGTGGAAGAAGTTTGTTTGCCCCGGGATTAATGTGAAATGTGTCCAG TTTaatgatcaactcatcagcCCCAAGGAGTTTGTCTGCCTTGCAGGCAAGTCCACACTGAAGGACTGGAAAAGAGCCATCCGACTCAACGGTACCATGCTCAG GAAGATCATGGATTCCGGCGAGCTGGAATTCTATCATCACGCAAAGGTCTGCTCCAACACCTGCCGCAGCACAAAGATTGACCTATTGGGAACTAAATTGGCCACCGGCTCAGACCAGTCTGCTGACCTGGCTGCTGCCACCTCATCCATTGCTTACT TGAATGGAGACTCCCGCCCTGAGGGATCAGAGGGACCTTCAGAGGGAGTCACAGCCGTTGGAG AGGATGCGCTGTCATTCTGGCGTGCACTGAAGGACGCAGGGCTGCTGGAGGAGGTGATTGAGGACTTCCAGAAGGAGCTCCAAGAGGTCCTAAAGGGGCTACACGAGAGAGTGTGTGAGCCATCACTGCAGGTCAAAG aTGCAGCTTTGCTTGACAGCATCGTGCACAACTTTGGAATGCTGGATCTTGTGAAGAAGGTTTTGAGCAGTCATAAGAGCCAGATGGACCATTACAGAGAGCAGTACACCAGCAGCCTCGCTGGTCAGT CTCTTGAGCAACAGTGTGATGAGCACAGGAAGCGAGCCAAGGAGCTGAAAAGCAAATCTCAACACCTCAACAGCGTCCTGATGAACCTCGCGCCTGCAGCCCCGGCGCCCAAACGCTCCCGGATGGGACGCATTGTCGGTCCCGCGCCCACACAGGTCGCGATGCCTCTCAGCCAGCTGAGCGCCGTGCCACTCGGCAAGCTCCTGACCGTAGCGGGTCATCCAGCTGCCACCAACCTGGGCGGCTACACTCTGCTGACCTCGCCGCTCAACGGCTCGGAGCTGGCGGCCGACGCTTCCAACCTGACGGTGCTCTCCGCTGTGGCGGGTCAAGAGGGGACGTCTTCAGAGAGCGGCACTGTCGTCTCTTCGACCTTTGTCAAAATGGTCAGCCCTCAGTTCCAGTTGGTGACGCTGCAGGGCCTGGCCGCCGCACAAAACACGAGCATCGCACAGCCGGTCGGCAGCGTTGCTGTGGTGGACGGCACGGCCACAACCACAGACATTTTCCTACAGGGAGTCCACGCTGGTGAGAATGAAGAAGGTCAGCACAATGAGGTGAGAGTGGATGACATGCAGCAGCTGGTGGAGCAGCAATGA
- the gmeb2 gene encoding glucocorticoid modulatory element-binding protein 2 isoform X3, which yields MEADVLYPITCGDATATLVWKKFVCPGINVKCVQFNDQLISPKEFVCLAGKSTLKDWKRAIRLNGTMLRKIMDSGELEFYHHAKVCSNTCRSTKIDLLGTKLATGSDQSADLAAATSSIAYLNGDSRPEGSEGPSEGVTAVGEDALSFWRALKDAGLLEEVIEDFQKELQEVLKGLHERVCEPSLQVKDAALLDSIVHNFGMLDLVKKVLSSHKSQMDHYREQYTSSLAGQSLEQQCDEHRKRAKELKSKSQHLNSVLMNLAPAAPAPKRSRMGRIVGPAPTQVAMPLSQLSAVPLGKLLTVAGHPAATNLGGYTLLTSPLNGSELAADASNLTVLSAVAGQEGTSSESGTVVSSTFVKMVSPQFQLVTLQGLAAAQNTSIAQPVGSVAVVDGTATTTDIFLQGVHAGENEEGQHNEVRVDDMQQLVEQQ from the exons ATGGAGGCTGATGTGCTGTaccccatcacgtgtggagatGCCACAGCCACATTGGTGTGGAAGAAGTTTGTTTGCCCCGGGATTAATGTGAAATGTGTCCAG TTTaatgatcaactcatcagcCCCAAGGAGTTTGTCTGCCTTGCAGGCAAGTCCACACTGAAGGACTGGAAAAGAGCCATCCGACTCAACGGTACCATGCTCAG GAAGATCATGGATTCCGGCGAGCTGGAATTCTATCATCACGCAAAGGTCTGCTCCAACACCTGCCGCAGCACAAAGATTGACCTATTGGGAACTAAATTGGCCACCGGCTCAGACCAGTCTGCTGACCTGGCTGCTGCCACCTCATCCATTGCTTACT TGAATGGAGACTCCCGCCCTGAGGGATCAGAGGGACCTTCAGAGGGAGTCACAGCCGTTGGAG AGGATGCGCTGTCATTCTGGCGTGCACTGAAGGACGCAGGGCTGCTGGAGGAGGTGATTGAGGACTTCCAGAAGGAGCTCCAAGAGGTCCTAAAGGGGCTACACGAGAGAGTGTGTGAGCCATCACTGCAGGTCAAAG aTGCAGCTTTGCTTGACAGCATCGTGCACAACTTTGGAATGCTGGATCTTGTGAAGAAGGTTTTGAGCAGTCATAAGAGCCAGATGGACCATTACAGAGAGCAGTACACCAGCAGCCTCGCTGGTCAGT CTCTTGAGCAACAGTGTGATGAGCACAGGAAGCGAGCCAAGGAGCTGAAAAGCAAATCTCAACACCTCAACAGCGTCCTGATGAACCTCGCGCCTGCAGCCCCGGCGCCCAAACGCTCCCGGATGGGACGCATTGTCGGTCCCGCGCCCACACAGGTCGCGATGCCTCTCAGCCAGCTGAGCGCCGTGCCACTCGGCAAGCTCCTGACCGTAGCGGGTCATCCAGCTGCCACCAACCTGGGCGGCTACACTCTGCTGACCTCGCCGCTCAACGGCTCGGAGCTGGCGGCCGACGCTTCCAACCTGACGGTGCTCTCCGCTGTGGCGGGTCAAGAGGGGACGTCTTCAGAGAGCGGCACTGTCGTCTCTTCGACCTTTGTCAAAATGGTCAGCCCTCAGTTCCAGTTGGTGACGCTGCAGGGCCTGGCCGCCGCACAAAACACGAGCATCGCACAGCCGGTCGGCAGCGTTGCTGTGGTGGACGGCACGGCCACAACCACAGACATTTTCCTACAGGGAGTCCACGCTGGTGAGAATGAAGAAGGTCAGCACAATGAGGTGAGAGTGGATGACATGCAGCAGCTGGTGGAGCAGCAATGA